From the genome of Papaver somniferum cultivar HN1 chromosome 2, ASM357369v1, whole genome shotgun sequence, one region includes:
- the LOC113352416 gene encoding uncharacterized protein LOC113352416: MENIMSRWCSTNMSEDGRSFMVRNVTNVIPVHHMISFKLPDVTINKMNSTHQKIWRKNKTNKGNPPISWKNVSTPKKEGGLGFRILKLFNIALLAKSACRLCTDNTSMCTLSLRAKYFPDGKIFDIKDNSNSTCSWRSIISKLSFIKNYSCWSIGNGQTVLIWSYRWIPELLTPPTPKFGVNNYQ; encoded by the coding sequence ATGGAGAACATAATGTCTAGATGGTGCTCTACTAATATGTCTGAAGATGGAAGATCTTTTATGGTGAGAAATGTCACAAATGTTATACCAGTACATCACATGATTAGTTTCAAGCTACCAGATGTTACTATCAATAAGATGAATTCTACGCATCAAAAAATTtggaggaaaaataagacaaacAAGGGAAATCCACCTATCTCTTGGAAAAATGTAAGTACACCAAAGAAAGAAGGAGGACTTGGCTTCAGAATTCTCAAGTTATTCAATATAGCTTTACTTGCAAAATCTGCATGTAGATTATGCACTGATAATACTTCAATGTGTACTCTTTCTCTTAGAGCAAAATACTTCccagatggaaaaatatttgatATAAAAGACAATTCTAACTCCACTTGCTCATGGAGAAGCATCATCTCAAAGTTGTCTTTCATCAAAAACTACAGTTGTTGGAGCATTGGCAATGGTCAAACTGTCTTAATCTGGAGTTATAGATGGATCCCAGAATTATTAACACCTCCCACTCCAAAATTTGGTGTTAACAATTATCAATGA
- the LOC113349770 gene encoding uncharacterized protein LOC113349770 isoform X1, which produces MGASSSSEQDEITEEEELEQQELESLAASTGALSILQKSFSNLSDPDTNSISIPSLQECFRLTFENTPSKMKSPLPECFSRLLTHLGPAVVDLFFIADENDGVHWIEFLRGYIRCCGRMSLSVSLNTVYKLYAGISAKAGAPSKLEFESKDDDSKTSGNFTSDDVFMLLWMCWIMSWTSEISKHSKHPMNVDLPNINHLILSAVTSCVEISSDVDVGKVNISDLNVQLPAEKLHAWALTTVPNLAHCFTQYVHDRLQRCTVTEEPHSSSISIVESSSTESHNPCLLTSGKAWAISLTLTSTVNKEILKTCVPKDSVGEFENLLYRSSVHGKVMNRFWSSVDGYHGALLVLISACSIESCEGDSNPGRWIIGVLTDQGFENKDVFYGSSGYLYALSPIFHVCSPIGRDKNFIYSHLQPAGRGVYEPHPKPVGVAFGGTPGNERIFINQDFSTMTIRYHAVDKTYRPGSLFPNQGVLTYEASILEVEVWGLGGEKVKEQQDAYRKREELFTEQRRKVDLKTFGAWEDSPERMMMDMVSDPNKVHREDR; this is translated from the exons ATGGGAGCTTCTTCATCTTCCGAACAAGACGAAATCACAGAGGAAGAAGAATTAGAACAACAAGAGTTAGAATCTTTAGCAGCTTCAACTGGAGCTCTTTCGATTCTTCAAAAATCTTTTTCAAATCTCTCCGATCCCGATACCAATTCGATTTCCATCCCATCTCTTCAA gaatgcttCAGATTAACCTTCGAAAACACACCCAGTAAAATGAAGTCACCATTGCCCGAATGTTTTTCGAGGTTATTAACTCATCTAGGTCCAGCCGTGGTCGACTTGTTTTTTATAGCGGATGAAAATGATGGAGTTCATTGGATTGAGTTCTTAAGAGGTTATATTAGATGTTGTGGAAGGATGTCATTATCAGTATCTCTCAACACCGTGTATAAATTATACGCTGGTATAAGTGCTAAAGCTGGCGCTCCTTCAAAACTAGAATTTGAATCGAAAGACGATGATTCTAAAACTAGTGGTAATTTCACGTCGGATGATGTTTTCATGCTCCTATGGATGTGTTGGATTATGTCATGGACTTCGGAAATATCTAAGCACTCTAAGCACCCAATGAATGTCGATCTACCAAATATAAACCATTTGATATTATCAGCTGTCACGTCGTGTGTTGAAATCAGCAGCGATGTTGATGTGGGGAAGGTTAATATCTCGGATTTGAATGTTCAATTGCCTGCTGAGAAACTTCATGCGTGGGCTTTGACAACAGTCCCAAATCTTGCTCATTGCTTTACTCAGTATGTTCATGATAGACTTCAAAGATGTACGGTCACAGAG GAACCACATAGCTCAAGCATATCCATCGTGGAGAGCTCCTCAACAGAGTCACATAATCCATGTCTTTTAACTTCTGGAAAAGCTTGGGCTATCTCTCTTACACTTACAAGTACCGTAAACAAAGAGATTCTAAAGACATGTGTTCCCAAAGATAGTGTTGGAGAATTCGAAAACCTTTTGTATAG ATCGTCTGTTCATGGGAAAGTCATGAATAGGTTCTGGTCTAGTGTTGATGGTTACCATGGAGCACTGTTAGTTTTGATTTCTGCTTGTTCTATAGAAAGCTGTGAAGGTGATTCCAATCCCGGGAGATGGATTATTGGTGTATTAACTGATCAGGGCTTTGAAAACAAAGATGTCTTCTATGGAAGCTCTGGATACCTATATGCTTTAAGTCCAATTTTCCATGTCTGCTCACCTATCG GAAGAGATAAGAACTTCATATACAGCCACTTGCAGCCTGCTGGTAGAGGAGTATATGAACCGCATCCAAAGCCTGTTGGTGTTGCTTTTGGGGGAACTCCTGGAAATGAGAGGATATTTATTAACCAAGATTTCTCTACAATGACTATTCGTTACCATGCTGTTGACAAGACTTACCGACCTGGATCCCTTTTTCCCAATCAG GGAGTTTTAACTTACGAAGCTTCAATTCTGGAGGTGGAAGTATGGGGATTAGGTGGGGAGAAAGTTAAAGAACAGCAGGATGCGTACAGGAAAAGAGAAGAACTTTTTACTGAGCAGAGACGCAAG GTTgatttgaaaacttttggtgcctGGGAGGATTCACCAGAGAGGATGATGATGGACATGGTTTCCGATCCCAACAAAGTTCATCGGGAAGACCGGTAG
- the LOC113349770 gene encoding uncharacterized protein LOC113349770 isoform X2, with translation MGASSSSEQDEITEEEELEQQELESLAASTGALSILQKSFSNLSDPDTNSISIPSLQECFRLTFENTPSKMKSPLPECFSRLLTHLGPAVVDLFFIADENDGVHWIEFLRGYIRCCGRMSLSVSLNTVYKLYAGISAKAGAPSKLEFESKDDDSKTSGNFTSDDVFMLLWMCWIMSWTSEISKHSKHPMNVDLPNINHLILSAVTSCVEISSDVDVGKVNISDLNVQLPAEKLHAWALTTVPNLAHCFTQYVHDRLQRCTVTEEPHSSSISIVESSSTESHNPCLLTSGKAWAISLTLTSTVNKEILKTCVPKDSVGEFENLLYRSSVHGKVMNRFWSSVDGYHGALLVLISACSIESCEGDSNPGRWIIGVLTDQGFENKDVFYGSSGYLYALSPIFHVCSPIGRDKNFIYSHLQPAGRGVYEPHPKPVGVAFGGTPGNERIFINQDFSTMTIRYHAVDKTYRPGSLFPNQKYT, from the exons ATGGGAGCTTCTTCATCTTCCGAACAAGACGAAATCACAGAGGAAGAAGAATTAGAACAACAAGAGTTAGAATCTTTAGCAGCTTCAACTGGAGCTCTTTCGATTCTTCAAAAATCTTTTTCAAATCTCTCCGATCCCGATACCAATTCGATTTCCATCCCATCTCTTCAA gaatgcttCAGATTAACCTTCGAAAACACACCCAGTAAAATGAAGTCACCATTGCCCGAATGTTTTTCGAGGTTATTAACTCATCTAGGTCCAGCCGTGGTCGACTTGTTTTTTATAGCGGATGAAAATGATGGAGTTCATTGGATTGAGTTCTTAAGAGGTTATATTAGATGTTGTGGAAGGATGTCATTATCAGTATCTCTCAACACCGTGTATAAATTATACGCTGGTATAAGTGCTAAAGCTGGCGCTCCTTCAAAACTAGAATTTGAATCGAAAGACGATGATTCTAAAACTAGTGGTAATTTCACGTCGGATGATGTTTTCATGCTCCTATGGATGTGTTGGATTATGTCATGGACTTCGGAAATATCTAAGCACTCTAAGCACCCAATGAATGTCGATCTACCAAATATAAACCATTTGATATTATCAGCTGTCACGTCGTGTGTTGAAATCAGCAGCGATGTTGATGTGGGGAAGGTTAATATCTCGGATTTGAATGTTCAATTGCCTGCTGAGAAACTTCATGCGTGGGCTTTGACAACAGTCCCAAATCTTGCTCATTGCTTTACTCAGTATGTTCATGATAGACTTCAAAGATGTACGGTCACAGAG GAACCACATAGCTCAAGCATATCCATCGTGGAGAGCTCCTCAACAGAGTCACATAATCCATGTCTTTTAACTTCTGGAAAAGCTTGGGCTATCTCTCTTACACTTACAAGTACCGTAAACAAAGAGATTCTAAAGACATGTGTTCCCAAAGATAGTGTTGGAGAATTCGAAAACCTTTTGTATAG ATCGTCTGTTCATGGGAAAGTCATGAATAGGTTCTGGTCTAGTGTTGATGGTTACCATGGAGCACTGTTAGTTTTGATTTCTGCTTGTTCTATAGAAAGCTGTGAAGGTGATTCCAATCCCGGGAGATGGATTATTGGTGTATTAACTGATCAGGGCTTTGAAAACAAAGATGTCTTCTATGGAAGCTCTGGATACCTATATGCTTTAAGTCCAATTTTCCATGTCTGCTCACCTATCG GAAGAGATAAGAACTTCATATACAGCCACTTGCAGCCTGCTGGTAGAGGAGTATATGAACCGCATCCAAAGCCTGTTGGTGTTGCTTTTGGGGGAACTCCTGGAAATGAGAGGATATTTATTAACCAAGATTTCTCTACAATGACTATTCGTTACCATGCTGTTGACAAGACTTACCGACCTGGATCCCTTTTTCCCAATCAG AAGTACACATAA